Part of the Pelmatolapia mariae isolate MD_Pm_ZW linkage group LG3_W, Pm_UMD_F_2, whole genome shotgun sequence genome is shown below.
gctttcggtttcacttcctgccaagcatgcagtttcctgtcttattttgagtATACTCAGCATTAGGCCTTTTCTCTCACAATGCAGTCTGCACATAAACATTTAAGGTTAtaaattcaactcaacagtttaaagtggttataactgcacctgtaataaaagcTTAATTGGGTGCCAATATGTTTAAAGACCtaaatgcaatatcaatattaataattaatggaatggtaatgatgattataaaaatagcagcaaaatatatCCTTTTCCTTTACAAAACACAAAGTGCAGCTCACCCTGTTCTTCTATTTTTCAAACGTGAAGCATAGTGTTGGACTTTGCTGCtatttcagtgaattttggtccaACAGTGATGAAACCTGCAGTTTTAGAATCTGTGAGAATTTGGTTTTAAGCACCCAACAGCATGTGAGAATTGTTGTGTTGTGCGCTGTGGATTCCCTTCTGCAGGAGTCACTATTTTCACTATCTGTCATGGTCTGAGTGAGCAGCTGGGAATTTCCATCAGTGCCAGAGCACCCTTGGCTCCGCCAGTGGGCAGGACATCCTCAGCTTCACGCATCTGGAGCTAATTGGGGCAATCAGGCCAAAGGGGATTTAAGCTCTGCGCTGCCATCTCCTCCCTGTCAGTTCGTCAGCTACCTGATGTTGGTAACCAGCTCTCACGTTCATGCTGTTATTCTCAAGTAGATTGACTCACGCTGTTTCTTGTGCTTCAGGACCTTTTCTCCAGTGTTGACTGCTGCTCACCACTTGGATCTCGGCTCCTTTCCACCTCACTGGGAAATATCTCCAAACCACACCTGCCTGCCCGCCTGCTCACTCACCACTTTGGATCCAACGAACCCCAGGTCAGCCgtttcacctttttcaaacTCAGAGGAATTGCCTCACCTCCCCCTCAAtaccacacctccacctcctgCAAGTAAGCTGGAAAATTTGTTATACTTACCCTCTCTGGTAATCCACTTTAACCCAGCTCTAGCTcggctctcctctcctctctcaccAGTACTTACCTGCCCAGATCCAGTTGTCCTAACATTCATGCCACTCTAATAGTTTCACAGCTACGTTTCCACACCACAGTTTGCCACATCCCTTTGTTTTCACCTATATTATATATTCACcaataaattgtgttaaaatgctcTCTtgcctctgctctgtgtgtcTGCACTTGGGTTCTGCTCAAGTTGCTGGTCTCTGTCCATTGTGACAGTATCAAATTTTTACTtagacaacaacaaaacacaaagtaGTTCTTGGGgaactacttcctgttttagagTCTTTCAACATAAGActatagctgtgtcccaaaatgtcggctgcatccttcggaggacccagCCTTTGCGGTCTACGTGTGCCGGGTCCTttgaagaccgagaaggccggaagtgtgaggctgtgaaatgggacggtctagcctccagatttgcgtcaccgctgtgtcagtggagtttaataaactcggccgtctgctccttgctatctaaaatataacaggacactgccGTAAATtgtcgaccgtctcacacttctgtttaatcagtttgatgtttgacgtttattcagctgtgtgaaaatcctgGAGGAACCCACctgatggattaataaagttttatttaatctaataatctaataactttgttctcagccaaaccgatttactccagaacaaataaaacacagaaaaaaggcaaacaattacatttttaagttatccgagtaacttatatatcatgtttagcctgagtagcgaaagagcggGGGTCTGAcaacgatgaagccgggagtccgctgctctccCCGGCTTGAGTaaccattgaaccccccggcttGCTATCGAGCAGGTGGGTAACAGAGGTCTCCAAAAATGTTGGCAAACTTTTGtaaatatgcgatgtcttgataaaccaagcagatatttgaaatttacacagctactttctcgcctgaaaatatgttaaaagtttattttgtgacccagaaagattaataagactaattttaaaacttagtagcggccgccattgttggcagctgaaatttggctgggccgctctatgaattctgggatatggtgggccacaaaagacacacccgacccatccttcaaatttggggaaatgaaggacgcatttgtcagccgcatttgaaggagtcgacgaattgggacagccttcgtcgtctggctgtgacgtaatcggccttcaaatgtagccgacgttttgggacacagctaatgTTGTACTTCAAAACACCTCCACATCTAAGGTAATAAGGATTATCTTATTATACACTTATAAATTCTGTCAGTTGATTAAGAAGATAAAGCTTGATctcacctgagagtttccactGTACAGTGTGGACTCTTTATTCCTTCAGACAGAAGCATGAcgcctgaatcctgcaggtcattgttactcaggtctagCTCTCTCAGATTAGAGGACTGAGAACTGAGACATGGGGAAAGAGCTTCAGAGCTTCTCTCTGACAGGTCACAGtcactcagtctgaaaaataacacacacacacacacacacacacacacacacacacacacacacacacaaaataaaaaacaattcaCTTTTTGTTCAAGTGTAATGAGACAGTATTACATTTGgcaatatttaattgtgtttttgtcagGAAACTGAGCAGTGATGCAGAGCAAAATGTGAACAGAATCAGGAGGAATGAGGAAGAAGTGAAAAGAGAACAGAGTATTAAAAGAACACTCAATCGTTCCATGTGCTTTTGGTATAAATATAATTTGTCAAATTTCTATGTGTTGTATTCATTTTAGAATTCATGATTATAGCTACTGGGCAGTACATTGATAATAGTTATACccagaaatatttcagaaatgccagaaatttcttctttttttttctgtcccatttggttctttagccgtcagaattgttgtctgaagaccaacaaggataccaaatggatttattttgccaaatggatcatcatggcattgccgtattggtccatttgatcaaactttgttgttattttttattttattttcagttgttacagatgggacagacatgactgggggataggaaagggagaaagaaagagaggaaggaaaagaaaaacagaagggaaaagggacagtgagaaagggcacttacaaagacaaagagaaaaaaaaatatcctggatcacctgttgagaggaaaaagaagagaagacaagcaaaaaaaacaaacaaaaacaaagcaacatactaaacataacaccatcacgttaaactagctaagtgtgaacagcagcaaatactaaatattgaaagttgttgtgcagcacgcaggaaagacagcgcacaatgtgctttgaagtagcagctaagaaaggtgtagtttatgtctacgaacagtgaacacccgtgtgcacacctgtgtggatcaacgcgcttgtatacaaaaggtttccccatgtaacagtctgctagagggtgtggaggcccatagccccgtcccccagggcatgaagcaggcatggaggagatccaggctccagacatccagaggccccagagtgcgagagcccaaggagtaccaccggaggggcatccgtgccaccctcctgggaagggctgaggagatccccagacgagggggtcacccagtagccacggagcagaagccagagggggctgcactggcgtgcccgccggctctgccggcagccagctgtgccagagtgaaccgagttgcaggccccgaggccggaggcccgagggccccctttgccccggaagaggcctgaccgagcgacaggcaccaggacCTACCAAGTAGCCaacgggagtgagctggtgcatacctgagcgcccagccccggacaccaagaaccaccaatgcaccaacccctgagggcatcagttaccagcagggagtgtggtgaggggagataggcctccacacttggagggcctgggagtacccagggaggtggagtctaagacccgacctgacatatagacacagacaaacaggcacacacagacataaacatgctttcccaccctcatgcacacatatacaaacactcagcactcacccaacgtagggatagacatacatagACATGTACACACGATCATACTCCCCAGACATACTCTatgccccgggtccaggtaccctcgcccccagagggggaaacggcacccagacccaagagatgtgaccctttcccccggggtggaggcaagcagaccgccccaagctccgcagcagcagggaggccagtcggacagccaacacctcctcccagccccccaccccgatggctagtagagaacgggggtgtgtgaagaccccatacctccctcctcccgctcatgtgtagtgttgctgcgtgttgttctaaagtccatttaaaacaggggagggcatggtgctgctgccagagagcagcaggtgttagcacggcccctcccgagaaccctcaatgtctacatggatttaaaattgagaggtgggcaccggcgccagaggtagggttgaatacacagaccgtcctctggacgccgttaacgtggtccccctcaaggccctatatatatgtgtgtgttatgagagtgtgaataatgtggatgtctaagttgtgaaataaaaaataaatttcttctgCTGAATATGAATTCAATAAGatgagataagataacctttattagtcccacacgtgggaaatttgttttgtcacagcaggaagtggacagtgcaaaagttatgaagcaaaaagtagaataaaataaaataagaataaatacattacacaactgtacagaatagaataaaatactatatacagtagaataaaatagaataaaatatacaataagataaaaatagaatacaaatgctatatacaactgagtaaaaatacaacgatgccagaaaagattattgcacatttgtgattattgcacatttgtgttattgcacatgtgtggatgtgtgtgtttgatcagttaaagtctttgttgtggagtctgacagcagtggggaggaaagacctgcgaaatctctctgtcccacaccgtgggtgccgcagtctcccactgaaggagctgctcagtgctgtcacagtctcatgcatggggtgggagatgttgtccaataGGGATGACAGCTCAGccgccattctcctgtcactcaccacctccactgcgtccagagggcatcctagaacagagctagcccttcggatcagcctgttcagtctcttcctgtccccagcagagatgctgccgccccagcagaccacaccataaaagatggctgaggccaccacagagtcatagaaggtcttcaggagagggccctccactccaaacgacctgagtctccgcagcaggtacagtctgctctgccctttcctgtagagggcgtctgagttatgagtccagtccagtttgctattcagatgaacaccaaggtacctgtagctgtccacagcctcaatgtccataccttggatgttcagtggttgcagtggaggatgtttgtgccttgcggaagtctaccaccagctccttggttttactggcattgatctggaggtagttcagctggcaccagtccacaaagtcctgagtcagtcctctgtactccttctcgtccccatcagtgatgaggccgactattgcagagtcatcagagaacttctgcaggaagcactgggtggagttgtgggagaagtctgcagtgtagatggtgaagaggaacggagccagaaccgttccctgtggggcccccgtactgcagacgaccctgtccgacacacagccctgagtcctcacatactgtggtcggtcagtgaggtagtccaaaatccaggtagtgaggtgatggtccactgcagagttctccagcttgtccttcagatccgagggaagaatagtgttgaaggcaatggagaaatcaaagaacatgattctcaccgtgctcccagcggtctccaggtgagcgagggaacgatgtaggaggtaaatgacggcatcatctgctccaatgccaggctggtaggcaaactgaagtgggtacagtgatgagctcacaaggcgccgaagctgagccaggaccaaccgctccagggtcttcatcaggtgggatgtcagagccaccggcctgtagctgttgaggtccttggggcgtgaagtctttggcactggtacaacacaggaggttttccagagctgtgggactcttcccagcctcaggctcaggttgaagaggtgctccatcacaccacacagttggtccgcgcaggacctgacgaccctcgagctgatgccatctggacccgctgccttcttggctttaatcctcctcagttcactcctaacctgggtggctgagagagacaggcttgtgttgagtgtgtattggatgctgttgttgggggtggggaggagtgagcatcagtcccctcaactctctctgcacccttttcaactcctctttgtctttggatttgaaggccctcctcttctgcttgaggacagctttaatttctggggtaatccaaggtttgtggttggagaaacaccgtacagtcctggtaggtacggtgttatccacacagaaattaatatagtcagtaatgcatgtagtaaggctgttgATGTCGTCTCCGTGGttgtcacagatcacctcccacacagtggactcaaaacaatccttaagagcctcctcgctctcctccgaccatctctgcactgtgcgggtggctggtggctccctgcgcactaagggctcatacacagggacaaggtgcaccaggttgtgatcagatctgcccaggggagggaaaggtgatgaactgtatgcctcttctgcattggcatacagtaagtccagtgttttattgtctgtggttgggcaggtcacatactgggtgaaggtgggtactgtggagtccagtgaggcatgattgaagtccccagATATTATGAgaagggctctcggagattgcgtttgcagtctgctgaccactgagtggagagtgtcacagggtgcatccgcgttggctgatgggggggacatacgcttttattgcgataacatgcgagaattcccggggcaggtagtacggacgcatgctaacggctaacagctcaatgtctctgctgcagagttattcttccacagtgatgtgcccagggttacaccatctgtcattcacaaacactgccagtccccctcctttcctcttaccaatgtctctcgtcctgtccgctcgcagcagctggaatcccggtagtgtcatgctcgtgtccggagttagcagTGTTAGCCACTACTctgttagcatcatgatgctacattgctgGTACtacctctgtgaccaggttagcgacgtgagctcatccatcttATTGGGCAATCTTACAGATcttacatttccaataattacagaaggaagagaacgtcgataacgtctccttctcggtcGACGGCGCTCCTttccagcacgacacccccgtcttttcctcctcagctcgctgggaatgtcgggtctgtccgccggcagtaccgctacgggacgcagcgctaacagctaatccttactgtaaacaaaggatccctgctctgggtccccagacacgggtgaaaaaagtagaaaaaaaaactaaaaaaaaattaccagaactagcacaaaacggtagaacatggttgcagagtcaaattactaatacgttagttataagaaattacgagaagaaaaacataagaaagaaagaaactcagaatgagcagtACAATCTCTTGTTATTaaaagattaataacaagtagtGATCGGATTTCCatctctttttagagaaccggctctttcggctcggctcactaaaaagagccagcTCTTTCGGCTctgaaccggctcttcaggtagttttgttgctttaattaatttattattaacaataatataaaattatgcacaaatggaattactaatgtaaaaaaaactggtttcatttatatatgtttatatataaatatatgcagtgGCCCCTAAAGACAAAGctcgtacaaactccaaaacacgtacaaactccaaaacacatttctagcgttaactgaacttctaaaacagagctacctagatcacttaaattacataATTGAAAGCatttgtgtattgtttgtgtatttatacacaagcactcatatatattcaaataattaaaaaaagatgttcATTTActtgttactaccacacaccaaatctggtcgttggtacttcccagcttgtgtagcctctaggtaacaaaagctcaacactgcgcctagcatcctggagcacttctgttgtcttttgtacgtgttttggagtctttgcgtgttttggagtttttgcgtgttttgtctctaagggccaccgtaaatatactttattttattcactccaagagagagggtgagagaaagaaagaaagggggaaaaaaaaaccaaggagccggctcgcgtcttTCGCGTCTTTCACGTCAAAGattcggctctaagagccgtttaattcgcgaccgacacatcactaataACAGGTAccattcaatgcagagaggtctcttaatagtgagtgaaaaaggtgaatgaaaagggaaaaaactcAATGCACCATGGGAATCCctcagcagcctacgtctattgctgcataactaagggaggattcaaggtcacctgatccagccctaactatatgctttaccaaaaaggaacGCTTTAAggctaatcttgaaagtagagatagtgtctgtctcctgaatccaaactggaagctggttccacagaaaagGGGCCTGAAAattgaaggctctccctcccatccTACTTTGaaatactctagggacaacaagtaggcctgcagtgcgagaccgaagtgctctaatagggtgatatggtactacaaggtcattaagataagatggggcctgattatttaagaccttgtatgtgaggagcaggattttgaattcaattctggatttaacagggagtcaATGAAGCGAAGCCAGCTggggagaaatatgctctctctttctagtccctgtcagtactcttgctgcagcattttggattagctgaaggcttttcaaggAGGATATCTCTAATTTTTGAGATGTCGCGCATTtacatattaaacatatttgtttaatatgtttatTGAAGggcatatcctggtcaaaatgactcaaaggttcctcacagcgttactggaggtcaaggtaatgccatccacaATAAGAAATTGGTTAGaaaccatatttctaagattttcagggccaagtacaataacctcagttctgaattaagaagcagaaagttagaggccatccaggtctttaagacattcctccAGTTTATCTAATTGGTGTGCATTATCTGGCTTCATAGATAGCATTGAAAATGTGTGCTAtaccttctgatgatactgcctaagggaagcatgtataatttCAACACAATTAGTCCAAGCACTGAACactggaactccataattaacctcagcatgtgaagaagactctccatttacatcaggggtccccaactccaggcctcgagggctggtgtcctgcacgTTTTAGATCCCACCCTGGGTCTACAGACTTGCATCAAATGATTAGTTATTTACCAGGCCTGTGGAGAAatgcaagacatgttgaggaggtaatttagccatttgaatcagctgtgttggatcacgGACACAActaaaaactgcaggacaccggccctcgagtcCTGGAGTTGGGGACCCATGATTTACATGAACAACTTGGAAtgtattagatagatatgatacaaaccactgcagagcagtacctgtaatacctacagcatgttctaatcactctaataggatattttggtcgacagtatcgaacgcagcactaaggtctagcaggacaagcacagagatgagtccactttcagaggccataagaagatcatttctaccattcactaaagctgtttctgtgccgTAATGAGCTCTGaagcctgactgaaactcttcaaattagccattcctctgcagatgatctgttagctgttcgacagctactctttcaagaattttttatatgaaaggaaggttggagttTGGCAGTTTTGCAGACGTGAATTATTATTTTACcgaatttacgtttaccctttgccagcagttttaaatatccctcaatgtcgcctgctctggcccctggaagacaattgactgtgattgctggtgtctctagcttcacatgtctgagaacggaattaccaattaccagagtttgacccccggcaggtgtgtcgccgagtggggaaaaacagtTAGACATATGAACatgttggtggtgtacctgggacttctgtttaagactatgcttcttCCTCAACGTCACCTCACCCTatactttgaaaacaggaacaagaagtgatactctaccgcatagagagcgaacaccaagtgacagcatCACCCGAAGGAGATGATGACGATCACATAATATCACATAAATCGTTTTTCTCACACTTCAGATGTTGATCTTGCAGCTTTGACTTCCCAACTAAAGAGTTCGATCACAAATCTCAGAGTAAAAATTGATTCTGCACTTACCTTTGATGACCACGTAAACGGGGTGGTAAAATCAGCGTTCTATCAGCTCAGACGTTTAACAAAGGTTAAGCCCTTTCTTTCCAAGCATGACTTGGAAAGTGTTATTCATGCCTTTATTACTTCAACGTTGGATTATTGCAATTCTCTTTTAATAGGGGTTGGGCAGGGCACTTTGTCACGCTTGCAACtagtgcaaaatgctgcagcacgaTTTTTGACAGGCAGAAGGAAATTTGATCACATCATTCCGATTTTGGCCTCTCTACACTGGCTTTTAATTGAATTTAGAATCCGttttaaagtccttttattggtttttaaatctcttgCACCTGTTTATTTGTCTGACTTGTTGAAGCCTCACGTCCCTTcggtcagctgagcagctgctgCTTTCGGTCCCAAAGTCACGGCTGAaacttaggctacgtccacacgtacacgggtatctttgaaaacggagattttccgttttcgttttaaaaagtaatgtcgtccacacgtaaacgcagaaatgaaggaaaacgctgctaggaaaatgccaaagcaacaggtggcgatatattcataaccgtgtagaaatgttggccaatcagaagtctagaagcctcggtgggaaatagtaaacaaagatggggcatagaagcagaaccgagtcgtatgtgtggagggacagtaactgtgtgtgtatatggaaGCATTCAAACACTGCAGAAAGTaccagtaacagtattgtagaaatttaTTTaaccgaaacaataacgtggcgcacagtgtgacgtcaaaaaggcgcacacctttgccgctgcgttttctccgtttttctcgtccacacgtaaatgcaaaaacggagttttcgaaaatatccaccctggcaggcgtttttaaaaatctccgttttcagtgaccgaaaacgccatttacgtgtggacgaaaggtgcaaacgcatagaaaaatctgcgttttcaaaaatacccgtgtacgtgtggacgtagccttagagGAGACCGAGCGTTTTCTGTTGCAGCGCCGATGCTTTGGAATAACCTTCCTCTCCATATTAGACAGGCTACATCAGTGCCAGTTTTTAAGTCTTTATTAAAATCCTATTTTCATTCCTTGGCTTTTAACTCTGTGggtaactgacattttttttatgaattttatTGCTATGTCTGGTTATTACTATATGCATATTTGTATTGTAAGCACTTTTgtcttggtgtgtttttaaagtgctatataaataaatgatgatgataatactTATATATATTTTCAGTGCCAACactcattacttttttttattgtttttttcttttagcttttCACACCTGTTTTATGATAACTAGGATAAATATTTACAAAGTAAAGgtattaaaattaaacacaaaattcCAGCTGTATGACATTTAACGTAAAGATTTTGCCATATTTGAAATATGTACCTCATAAAACAATAATTTGTCAattgaattttaaaattaaagtgataAGCACATATTTACTTACAGGGCCTttttggaggctttgaccactggaagcagcctcagaagagcctcctctgaagcagagtatttcttcaggtcaaacacatccagatctttttctgatgacagtaagatgaagaccagagctgaccactgagcaggagacagtttatctgtggagagacttcctgatctcagggactgttggatctcctccactagagaacgatcattcagttcattcagacagtggaacagattgatgcttttctctgctgacagattctcactgagcttctctTTGATGTACTGGACTACTTCCTGATTGGTgtgtgagctacttcctgtctgtgtcatcaggcctcgtaggagagtctgattggtttgcagtgaaagacccagaatgaagcggaggaacaagtccaggtgtccatttggactctgtaaggccttgttcacagcactctggtagagtgactttaagttgtttttctttttaaacaatttaGACTTTTTGTAAGTTGTACGTTCTTCCAGCCAATTGtatccagagttgatgaaggtcagatggacatgaagagcagccagaaactcctgaacactcagatggatgaagcagaacaccttatcctggtacagtcctctctcctctttaaagatctgtgtgaagactcctgagtacactgaggctgcgctgatatcgatgccacactctgtcaggtctgattcctAGAatatcaggtttcctttctgcagctgatcaaaagccagttttcccagagactcaatcatcttcctgctctctggactccagtgtggatctgtctcagctcctccatcatacttgaccttcttcactttggcctgaaccaccaggaagtggatgtacatctcagtgagggtcttgggcagctgtcctccctctctggttcccagcacatcctccagaactgtagcagtgatccagcagaagactgggatgtggcacatgatgtggaggcttcgtgatgtcttgatgtgggagatgatcctgctggcctgctctgaatctctgaatctcttcctgaagtactcctccttctgtgggtcaaaGAACCCTCTAATCTCTGTGACCATGTCAACACactcaggagggatctgattggctgctgcgggtcgtgtggttatccagaggtgagcagagggaagcagtttccccctgatgaggtttatcaggagcacatccactgaggtggactttctagggtcagttaggattgtagttttgtggaagtccagaggaagtcgacactcatccagaccatcaaagatgaacacaacctggaagtcttcaaagctgcagattcctgcttctttggtttcagtaaagaagtgatgaacaagtcccaccaagctgaacttttcctctttcagcacattcagctctctgaaagtgaatggaaatatgaactggatgttctggttggctttgtcttcagcccagtccagggtgtatttctgtgttaagactgttttcccaatgccagccactccctttgtcagcactgttctgattg
Proteins encoded:
- the LOC134623979 gene encoding protein NLRC3-like translates to MVLDFVADIKLLSAAMFDLLLCEESQRSSSTEAFLKITVDFLRRIKQEKLADRLQSKLPAAVCQRNLKSALKKTFQCVFEGITKAGNPTLLNQIYTELYITEGGTAEVNDEHEVRQIETASRKPDRPETTIRQEDIFKASPGRDEPIRTVLTKGVAGIGKTVLTQKYTLDWAEDKANQNIQFIFPFTFRELNVLKEEKFSLVGLVHHFFTETKEAGICSFEDFQVVFIFDGLDECRLPLDFHKTTILTDPRKSTSVDVLLINLIRGKLLPSAHLWITTRPAAANQIPPECVDMVTEIRGFFDPQKEEYFRKRFRDSEQASRIISHIKTSRSLHIMCHIPVFCWITATVLEDVLGTREGGQLPKTLTEMYIHFLVVQAKVKKVKYDGGAETDPHWSPESRKMIESLGKLAFDQLQKGNLIF